From Polaribacter butkevichii, a single genomic window includes:
- a CDS encoding class I SAM-dependent methyltransferase, with product MKGSMTWEETIKFIRTQPEYKYLVKKAYFEENLALNVERFRKSEEFIETLQLLKKHHPNAKEILDIGSGNGISAIALALEGFNVVTVEPDESDTIGAGAIRKLKAHYNITNLVIHEVFAEEIGFADESFDIVYARQCMHHAYDLEKFVAEASRVVKKDGFFMTIRDHVIFNKKDKEWFLEKHPLHKFYGGENAFKPEEYKNAMEKAGLEVVKELKYYDSIINYFPSSKEDIINMFKVKQSKAILSLDKKIGFLSKFSFIQKMYFRRIGLFKENVYDESRIPGRMYSYIAVKK from the coding sequence ATGAAAGGTAGTATGACTTGGGAGGAAACCATAAAATTTATTCGTACTCAACCAGAGTATAAATATTTAGTTAAAAAAGCTTATTTTGAAGAAAATTTAGCCTTAAATGTAGAGCGTTTTAGAAAAAGTGAAGAGTTTATAGAGACCTTACAGTTATTAAAAAAACATCACCCCAATGCAAAAGAGATATTAGATATTGGTAGTGGAAACGGAATTAGTGCTATTGCATTAGCATTAGAAGGATTTAATGTAGTTACTGTAGAGCCAGATGAGAGTGATACCATTGGAGCTGGAGCTATCAGAAAATTAAAAGCTCATTATAATATAACCAACCTTGTAATTCATGAAGTTTTTGCTGAAGAAATTGGTTTTGCCGATGAAAGTTTTGATATTGTATATGCTAGACAATGTATGCATCATGCTTATGATTTAGAGAAGTTTGTGGCCGAAGCAAGCCGTGTGGTAAAAAAAGATGGTTTTTTTATGACCATAAGAGATCATGTGATTTTTAATAAAAAGGATAAAGAATGGTTTTTAGAAAAACATCCTTTGCATAAATTTTATGGAGGAGAAAATGCTTTTAAACCAGAAGAGTATAAAAATGCTATGGAAAAAGCAGGATTAGAAGTCGTTAAAGAACTTAAATATTATGATTCTATTATTAACTATTTTCCAAGTTCTAAAGAAGATATTATAAACATGTTTAAAGTTAAACAATCGAAAGCTATACTAAGTTTAGATAAAAAAATTGGGTTTTTATCTAAATTTTCTTTTATCCAAAAAATGTATTTCAGGAGAATAGGTCTTTTCAAAGAAAATGTTTATGATGAAAGTAGAATACCTGGTAGAATGTATTCATATATTGCTGTAAAAAAATGA
- a CDS encoding acyltransferase, whose product MRLIRKFLLKLIGIKNITSLIDIELLNSKFNKIKIKKCLEQITIGEKSIFYENAIVNNYQNDKLKIKVGNNTHTRGELLIFKYGGRISIGDNCYVGDNTKIWSGENIIIGNDVLISHNVNIMDTNSHEINYLERSKRYKDLLINGHWQDKGFIKTKPITISNNVWISFGVVILKGVTIGEGAIVGAGSVVTKDVPDWTIVAGNPAKIIREIPENER is encoded by the coding sequence ATGAGATTAATTAGAAAGTTTTTATTAAAATTAATTGGAATTAAAAACATTACAAGTTTAATTGATATAGAGTTATTAAATTCAAAATTTAATAAAATTAAAATAAAGAAATGTTTAGAGCAGATAACTATTGGTGAAAAATCTATTTTTTATGAGAATGCTATTGTTAATAATTATCAAAATGATAAATTAAAAATTAAAGTAGGTAATAATACCCATACTAGAGGAGAACTTTTAATATTTAAATATGGAGGTAGAATATCAATTGGTGATAATTGTTATGTTGGTGATAATACAAAAATTTGGTCTGGAGAAAATATCATTATAGGTAATGATGTTTTAATATCTCATAATGTCAATATTATGGATACTAATTCTCATGAAATTAATTATTTAGAAAGATCCAAAAGATACAAGGATTTATTAATCAATGGACATTGGCAGGATAAAGGCTTTATTAAAACAAAACCAATTACTATTTCGAATAATGTTTGGATAAGTTTTGGTGTTGTTATTTTAAAAGGAGTTACAATTGGAGAAGGAGCAATAGTTGGAGCTGGAAGTGTAGTAACAAAAGATGTTCCTGATTGGACTATTGTAGCAGGAAATCCAGCAAAAATTATTAGAGAAATACCAGAGAATGAAAGGTAG